The Stigmatella aurantiaca DW4/3-1 genome contains the following window.
CGTTGCCGATGTATTTGGCGCTCACCTGGAAACCATCCGGAAGCTTGCCGCCGAGCAGATAGAGGCGCACGGCCCAGGGGGAGAGCCGCCAGCCTTGGGGCTTGGGCCGGTCATCGGCCCGGGCGAGCGCGGCCAGTTCTCCGGCGTATTGCTGTTCAGCGTGCTGGCGCAGAAGGGCGGGGGCGGTCACGGTGTCAACTCCTGGTGGAGAATGCGGCGCTGGGAGACGGTCTGCTGGAAGCGCTGGAGCGCAGGGTGTCCCTGGAGGAGGGGAGAAGCCGACTCGAAGGGCTCGGAAGCGGCTTCGAGGCATTCGAAGGGAAGGGCGAGGGCGGCGTGCCGGAGGGAGCCAAAGAGCGCCAGGGCCCGGGGGTTGGAGACATCCTGTGCGCGCAGGGCCTGGAGCCAGGCCCTGCCCAGCTCCACTGGCCACGGCGCGGGTGTCAGGGCCAGGGCCCGTTCCAGCGAGGGCAGGGCGTCTTCCCCTTGGAGGATGCGCAGGGTGCGGCTCGCGCGCTCCGCGAGGGGAAGGTGCCCGAAAACGGTGATGGCGAGGGATTGTGCCCGCTCGGGCTCGAGCACCTTGGAGTCGAGACGCGGCCAGAAGGAGAGCAGGGCGGCTGCCCAGTCCGAGGAGGCTCCCAGCCGGAGCGCCTGCGCCCAGCCTTCGGAGAGGGCCACCCCCTCATCGGTCTTTCCGGCGGCGGCAACGAGCTGGGCGGGGGAGGCTGCGAACCAGGCTTCCCAGGAGGAGGGAGGCACGCATGCCAGGAGCCGGACGAGCCAGTGCGCGTGCTGGCCCAGACCGGGCGGAGGCTTGTCCAATCCATCCCGCTCCGCCTCGGCATCCCACCGGGAGGGAAACTGGATGTGCAGCCCCGAGCGCGGCTCCCAGAGAAGAACGGCCCGTGCCCGCTCCATCATGCGCTGGGTGAATGCGGAGCCGGGCAGTTGGGCCAGCAGGCCGCGCGCCACCTCGCGCACCCCGGCAGAGCGGTCCTTCCGGCCCAGCTCTAACAGGGGCTCGTCCTCGGCAGAGAGCCCCTGCTCGAAACAGGCGAGAAACCGTGCGCGGTGCTCGGCTTTTTCCTGAGGGAAGGTGCCTTCGAGCCAGGCGCGTGCCTGGGCAGGGTGGGTGAGACGGGTGGCGGCCAGCACCGTGCGCCGCTCTTCCAGGGTGCCTTCCGTCCACAGGCGCTCCGCTTCGGAGGGGTGAGCGGCGGAGGGGCTGAAGGAGCGCCACGTGGGGTTTATCTGGGAAAGCCAGCGGCCCCGCTCGCCGAGCACGGGCTCCGCCGCCAGGCGCAAGGAGGGTTCCTGGAGGCTGAGCACGCGGGGCAGCAACTCCGGGGGAAGTCGGCGCCGCGCTTGGGCCATCCGCCCGAAGCACTCGCGCAGCACCTCGGCGTCCTGGGCGACCAGCAACTCGGTGAGAAGGGCGATCACGCGAGGGGGGCAGACTTCAAGCGTGTCCGCAGGGGCTGCCTCTTCTGGAGGGGCTCGCCGCGAGAGCGGGTGGCCCGCGGCCTGCGCCACGGCCCGCACGCCGGCGGCCAGCAGCAGACGTTTTTCCGGAGACAGTCCCTCGAGGGCATGGAAAGCCTGGGCCGCGACTCCCTCCAAGGTGCCGGGGTCTGGCGCCCGGGCGGTTCCCAGCGTTGCCAGGCGTGTCAGTGCATCGAGTTCGCTCACCGGAGGGGACCTCCCAGCGCATACATTCTTCCCTGCACGTGGGCGCTCAAGGGTCTGAGTTCCTCCCCATCCCATTCAACGAACACGTCGAGCGGGTGGCCCCCTGACAGTGCGAGGAGTCTCCATGGGTCACTCGCACCGGCCCGGAGCGCTGCGCCCGCCGCATCCTGCAACCAGGTACGTCCCGCTGCATCCCGCACGGGGACGACCTGGCCCAGAAGGGCCGCTGTCTGCTCGTGAAAGGGTTGCTGGGAGAGTTCCTGGGCGAAGCGCTGGCAGAGTCCTTCGAGCGTGAGCGAGGGCAGGGCACCTGTCCAGGGCTGGACTTCCCCCTGGCGCTTGAGGAGTTTCGCGCGCTGAGGCGCTGCGCTGGGCCAGAAGACCAGCTCCGCGTCGAACGCGGTGCCTGGAAGGAATCGCTCGGTGAAGTGGGCTCCGGGACCTGCCGCGAACTGGAGGAGCAGCGCCGTCCGGCCGTGGGTGGTGCCGAGCAGGTAGGTGCGCTGAGCCCTGACGCGCTCTGAGTCCTCGACTTCCTG
Protein-coding sequences here:
- a CDS encoding DUF5691 domain-containing protein; amino-acid sequence: MSELDALTRLATLGTARAPDPGTLEGVAAQAFHALEGLSPEKRLLLAAGVRAVAQAAGHPLSRRAPPEEAAPADTLEVCPPRVIALLTELLVAQDAEVLRECFGRMAQARRRLPPELLPRVLSLQEPSLRLAAEPVLGERGRWLSQINPTWRSFSPSAAHPSEAERLWTEGTLEERRTVLAATRLTHPAQARAWLEGTFPQEKAEHRARFLACFEQGLSAEDEPLLELGRKDRSAGVREVARGLLAQLPGSAFTQRMMERARAVLLWEPRSGLHIQFPSRWDAEAERDGLDKPPPGLGQHAHWLVRLLACVPPSSWEAWFAASPAQLVAAAGKTDEGVALSEGWAQALRLGASSDWAAALLSFWPRLDSKVLEPERAQSLAITVFGHLPLAERASRTLRILQGEDALPSLERALALTPAPWPVELGRAWLQALRAQDVSNPRALALFGSLRHAALALPFECLEAASEPFESASPLLQGHPALQRFQQTVSQRRILHQELTP